Proteins encoded together in one Hylaeus volcanicus isolate JK05 chromosome 3, UHH_iyHylVolc1.0_haploid, whole genome shotgun sequence window:
- the LOC128874457 gene encoding facilitated trehalose transporter Tret1-like isoform X1 translates to MNATPDTSISDRITIPRVRFLDSNLIQHIDICIQEYFESKNILKIPRLSVGTITENMGKKGDDIQIVEDGPDKEKKAKLCPQIIASIIATLSFLAAGLIYSWPTPVLPQIETKTAKLHVTSDEGGWIVSALPIGAIFGPIVSALLIDNIGRKWFLYITSVPFIACWILTYLATDWLLLFVGRLVGGISIGSIFAAVPVYLGEIVEPRIRGAVGTLLGLSLSVGNLLMCGIGPLVDMKLLALFCLVPTVVFVLTAAWLPESPYYSLKKGKRETAELSLVWLRGKIDNEKEINEIVEYINAEEKGGFKELFTDRINRKSLLIVLLLSAGQQLSGLGAIQSYAGFLFKDMSLKLSPNDLVLILCGLGIVAGALSMVVIDRFGRRYLFLISSYIVGLCLCLIGVYFVLQKQMKLDKFSWVPLAVSVVYYIFTSLALTSIVSVVSSEIFSIRVKRWATMFIHIFGSLLNLIVAKCYQLVVDAFGYPVIFFAFGIIELIVATTAVFVLPETSKKSLADIQKTLHKDEHKKIDKTEKKKELEIETLEAQ, encoded by the exons GTACTATAACAGAAAATATGGGTAAAAAAGGTGACGACATACAAATAGTCGAAGACGGACCCGACAAAGAGAAGAAGGCTAAACTATGCCCACAAATAATAGCTAGTATTatag CTACATTATCCTTTCTCGCCGCCGGACTTATTTACTCTTGGCCAACGCCTGTTCTACCTCAAATCGAGACCAAGACTGCTAAGTTGCACGTGACTTCTGACGAGGGAGGATGGATAGTTAGCGCGTTGCCAATAGGTGCCATTTTTGGTCCAATTGTATCTGCTTTACTGATTGATAACATAGGCAGAAAATGGTTCCTTTATATAACTTCGGTACCATTCATTGCCTGCTGGATACTTACATACCTGGCCACTGATTGGTTATTACTTTTCGTGGGAAGATTGGTCGGTGGGATTTCAATTGGATCTATTTTCGCCGCGGTTCCGGTATATCTCGGAGAAATTGTCGAACCAAGAATCAGAGGAGCTGTTGGTACTTTATTGGGGCTATCACTTAGTGTAGGAAATCTATTAATGTGTGGAATTGGACCACTGGTAGACATGAAG TTGCTGGCACTCTTTTGCTTGGTACCAACAGTCGTATTCGTTTTAACAGCTGCATGGTTGCCGGAATCGCCTTACTACTCCCTAAAAAAAGGCAAGCGGGAGACTGCAGAATTATCCTTAGTATGGCTGAGAGGTAAAATTGACaatgaaaaggaaataaatgaaattgttgaatacaTAAATGCGGAAGAAAAGGGAGGCTTTAAAGAACTGTTCACGGATCGAATAAACAGGAAATCATTACTGATTGTGCTGTTGTTATCAGCTGGTCAACAATTATCCGGATTAGGAGCTATCCAATCGTACGCTGGATTTTTATTCAAGGATATGTCTTTAAAGCTAAGTCCCAATGACCTTGTTCTAATATTGTGTGGACTGGGTATAGTGGCAGGTGCCCTATCCATGGTTGTGATCGACAGGTTCGGCAGAAGATACCTTTTCCTGATATCAAGTTACATCGTTGGTCTATGCCTTTGCCTTATAGGAGTGTACTTCGTTCTTCAGAAACAAATGAAGCTTGATAAATTTTCTTGGGTGCCGTTAGCCGTTTCTGTAGTTTACTACATCTTCACCTCCCTTGCTTTGACCTCAATAGTATCAGTGGTCTCCTCGGAAATCTTCTCGATAAGAGTGAAACGCTGGGCAACGATGTTTATACACATTTTCGGATCCTTACTTAACCTCATCGTGGCAAAATGTTATCAACTTGTGGTCGACGCTTTCGGCTACCCCGTGATATTCTTCGCATTCGGCATTATCGAGCTTATTGTAGCCACCACTGCAGTCTTCGTTTTACCAGAGACGTCGAAAAAATCTTTAGCAGACATTCAGAAGACTCTGCACAAGGATGAACACaagaaaattgacaaaacagaaaagaaaaaggaactcGAGATAGAAACCTTAGAAGCGCAGTGA
- the LOC128874457 gene encoding facilitated trehalose transporter Tret1-like isoform X2: MGKKGDDIQIVEDGPDKEKKAKLCPQIIASIIATLSFLAAGLIYSWPTPVLPQIETKTAKLHVTSDEGGWIVSALPIGAIFGPIVSALLIDNIGRKWFLYITSVPFIACWILTYLATDWLLLFVGRLVGGISIGSIFAAVPVYLGEIVEPRIRGAVGTLLGLSLSVGNLLMCGIGPLVDMKLLALFCLVPTVVFVLTAAWLPESPYYSLKKGKRETAELSLVWLRGKIDNEKEINEIVEYINAEEKGGFKELFTDRINRKSLLIVLLLSAGQQLSGLGAIQSYAGFLFKDMSLKLSPNDLVLILCGLGIVAGALSMVVIDRFGRRYLFLISSYIVGLCLCLIGVYFVLQKQMKLDKFSWVPLAVSVVYYIFTSLALTSIVSVVSSEIFSIRVKRWATMFIHIFGSLLNLIVAKCYQLVVDAFGYPVIFFAFGIIELIVATTAVFVLPETSKKSLADIQKTLHKDEHKKIDKTEKKKELEIETLEAQ; encoded by the exons ATGGGTAAAAAAGGTGACGACATACAAATAGTCGAAGACGGACCCGACAAAGAGAAGAAGGCTAAACTATGCCCACAAATAATAGCTAGTATTatag CTACATTATCCTTTCTCGCCGCCGGACTTATTTACTCTTGGCCAACGCCTGTTCTACCTCAAATCGAGACCAAGACTGCTAAGTTGCACGTGACTTCTGACGAGGGAGGATGGATAGTTAGCGCGTTGCCAATAGGTGCCATTTTTGGTCCAATTGTATCTGCTTTACTGATTGATAACATAGGCAGAAAATGGTTCCTTTATATAACTTCGGTACCATTCATTGCCTGCTGGATACTTACATACCTGGCCACTGATTGGTTATTACTTTTCGTGGGAAGATTGGTCGGTGGGATTTCAATTGGATCTATTTTCGCCGCGGTTCCGGTATATCTCGGAGAAATTGTCGAACCAAGAATCAGAGGAGCTGTTGGTACTTTATTGGGGCTATCACTTAGTGTAGGAAATCTATTAATGTGTGGAATTGGACCACTGGTAGACATGAAG TTGCTGGCACTCTTTTGCTTGGTACCAACAGTCGTATTCGTTTTAACAGCTGCATGGTTGCCGGAATCGCCTTACTACTCCCTAAAAAAAGGCAAGCGGGAGACTGCAGAATTATCCTTAGTATGGCTGAGAGGTAAAATTGACaatgaaaaggaaataaatgaaattgttgaatacaTAAATGCGGAAGAAAAGGGAGGCTTTAAAGAACTGTTCACGGATCGAATAAACAGGAAATCATTACTGATTGTGCTGTTGTTATCAGCTGGTCAACAATTATCCGGATTAGGAGCTATCCAATCGTACGCTGGATTTTTATTCAAGGATATGTCTTTAAAGCTAAGTCCCAATGACCTTGTTCTAATATTGTGTGGACTGGGTATAGTGGCAGGTGCCCTATCCATGGTTGTGATCGACAGGTTCGGCAGAAGATACCTTTTCCTGATATCAAGTTACATCGTTGGTCTATGCCTTTGCCTTATAGGAGTGTACTTCGTTCTTCAGAAACAAATGAAGCTTGATAAATTTTCTTGGGTGCCGTTAGCCGTTTCTGTAGTTTACTACATCTTCACCTCCCTTGCTTTGACCTCAATAGTATCAGTGGTCTCCTCGGAAATCTTCTCGATAAGAGTGAAACGCTGGGCAACGATGTTTATACACATTTTCGGATCCTTACTTAACCTCATCGTGGCAAAATGTTATCAACTTGTGGTCGACGCTTTCGGCTACCCCGTGATATTCTTCGCATTCGGCATTATCGAGCTTATTGTAGCCACCACTGCAGTCTTCGTTTTACCAGAGACGTCGAAAAAATCTTTAGCAGACATTCAGAAGACTCTGCACAAGGATGAACACaagaaaattgacaaaacagaaaagaaaaaggaactcGAGATAGAAACCTTAGAAGCGCAGTGA